Genomic segment of Triticum aestivum cultivar Chinese Spring chromosome 6A, IWGSC CS RefSeq v2.1, whole genome shotgun sequence:
CCCCCGCCAAAACTCTCTGGTACGGGCTGGCGCCGgaccagaagaaggagatggctgccattgctgccggttggctggccggcaggcaacaGGAGGATGACGATGTCCCAATAGATGACGCGGTCGACGACGATGAGCCGGCGCCACCATCCTCCTCAGTCGCGCGaccctcctcctccgccaccctcGCTGGTGCACTTCACCTTGACCATCGGCGAGTCCCGTGCCCATTATGtggacatggtgcgggaggagcggTTTCGTGATGCGCACGACGAtgtcgcctacaaccaccatctcctccagaagcatctgcaggcggaggagcaacTCGCCGGCAGGGCGGTCACGCCGAACGCGGACATGGCAGAGCAGGAGGCACTGCCCGagtcataccgctccgcccgctAGATCTGTCTCGCCCGCTGGCGGTACCGACAGCGAGTGGCGGAGGTGGCAGCCGCCGGCAAGGAGTGCGACGACAAGGCGGACGAGCCGGTGTTCGGCGAGATCGATGACAAGGAGGACGTCGCTGCAATGATTGAAAACGAACAGATTAAAAGTTTTCTCATGAAAAAAAAAACTACCGTCCTTCGTCACAGTGCCTTCGTAGCAGCAGCACAGTACCACCACATGTAGATGATTGCGCGCACGCAGTCACCACCACAAACATTTTCTTTGTTCCCGGTTAGAAATTGTAGTAGATGAACAGGTCCGATGAGGATAACGTATCGCGAGCCGGCCACAGGCGTGCCGCCACGTGAGCGGCGTGCCGGTCACACACAGCGTTATCCCATCCACGCGCGCCCCTGGCCGCATGTCTGGGCGCCCCGGGCTGGAGTATATTGGCCCGTCGCTGCGCCAGTGCTGGACGCTTTTCTTCAGACAGAGTTGGCAAGCAAGCGCAGACAGACAGAGCTTGAGAGAGCGCGCGCGAGATGGCAGCCTCCATGATCACCTCGCCGATTGTGGCGCCGACGAGCCTGCCGTCCCTCTCCCGCCGGGGCTCCTCCTTCGCCGTCGTCTGCAGCGGTGGCAAGAAGATCAAGGTCGACAAGCCCCTCGGTACGTCCGTCATCACCCaccccctgcatgcatatgcatgcgaCCTTCAACTGATGTGTTCCACACATGCATGCTCTGGTGACCATGAGATCCATGGATGGATTCAGTGGTCTGATTCGACGAAATCTGTGTTACTCCGCAGGACTCGGAGGCGGCTTGACAGTCGACATCGACGCCAACGGCAGGAAGGTCGGCAAGAAGGGcgtgtaccagtttgttgacaagtACGGCGCCAACGTCGACGGCTACAGGTAACCCAACAGATGTGAATGAAATATTGTTTGGTAGAACTTGGTAAAACTGGCATCGATTGGTGACGTGATTACCGTACGTACCTAACAGTTACTCACGTTGCTAATTCGCAGCCCAATCTACACGCCGGAGGAATGGTCTGAATCTGGTGACCGCTACGCCGGCGGTGAGTGATTTTACTATTTGTAGTACCTCTTACTCAATATCCACATGCTTATGCATGTAGAATTCTGGCCTCTGCATCGGGTCGATGCACACAGTTGTGATACATGCACACATGTACCCGATTAAAGGTAGCACTTACTGTACAAGTTGTTACCTAACTACAAATTGATACATGTTTATACTGGGCATACCGTAAAAGTTAGCTGCAAATCTAAGCTTATTCCCCTAAAAAAAGTCTAAGCTTATTCAATCGTAGCAACATAACCGATAGAGAAGAGATGAAAGTTTTGCTTGAAAGAAGAGCAATTATAGTTTTTCGTGGGGCAGAACCACAATTATATACTCAACTGATAATTGGCAATGTGAATTACCATGTAGTTAGAGGTGCTTGTTTAGGTAGTAGTTGATTCATGAGAGAGATACTATCTTATTTGATTTACTATCTCTGTTGGGCATATTAGCTCATTTTCTGATTAGTTTAATCAACAAGTGAATCATGACGACAATGCTAATAATAATAATTTCAATGTAAGCTAATGATCCAAACGCTTACTAAAGCATAGAACATGTATATCTATGATAATGACAAGTACAATCAATGCATGTGATAGTATTTACTTCCCATTATCACAGATAGTAAGCATAAGTAACGGATGGAGGGGTATTTTGGTGGTATACCAGAGACATGTATCGGATGTTTCATATGTGATTACCCGTATATAGGCTCCTTTGATTTGCGGGGTTCTAAAAACTCAAGaataggaaaaacaaaggaatagGTTAtaaatgcatgtgcaaaacagagaaatgATAAACACATGAATTATatcaacttgagtgtttggttcataggaattgaAAAAAAAACATAAGAAACCTAATAAACATGGTAAAACTAAAAACAACCCACTTGAAAATGTATAGTTAGAATATTATCATTCCACCAAGGTTTTATAGTCTTGTTCTTCATCCAtatgaatttgaaaaggaggacaaagTAGGCAGTAAAATTCCTGTGTTATTCCTTTGAAACTGGGTTCAAAGGAAAATTTCCTTCATTTTTTCTTTGCCTCATTCCTTTGAACCAATGACGTGAATAGTATCACCATAGGATTTGTTTTTCATTCTTTCACTTTTACTTTGAACCAAAGGAGCCCTAAGAAGTTTAGGGCTTATTTGGATGGAAAATATTACTCTTTTTCACTTCAGACCGATACGCGttgtttttcctcttttttttttttgagcggtAAGAAAACGCCGTTGTTTAGAAGTGTTTTCGTTCAAATTCTCCAACAAAACCAGTAAGCTGATCCACGTCCTTGATATCCGCATGCAGGAACGACCGGGCTTCTTATCTGGGCCGTCACCCtcgccggcctcctcggcggcggcgtCCTCCTCGTCTACAACACCAGCGCTCTCGCCGGCTAAGAGAGCATCTACGTGTAACACAGGGCCGGGTCTCTGCTTGCATGCACGTCTCTGTAATCTACGTAGCTACCTCCTGTGAATGTATGTCATCAACGATGCAAAGTAATTGATTCGAACAGATGGTTTATGTATGTACGTAACGCAGTTACCATATACTCCTACTTCCTACTTTGGAAACTGTAAAAGGGTGGATTCTTGGAGCCCGTATGCACGCACCCTCTACCATGCATAGGCGCATCTGTTCCTAGGTAGTATGTGGGACGCGCCTGACTCGTATCACAGAGTGCCCTCAAGATTAATATAGTGGCCGCCGGCGGTCGCCACCTCGCTCACTGCCCTCGATCGAATTGAACCCCCGCTCTGCGACTGCCCGATGGAATCAACGGCCAGACTGAGACGGGGGGAGAAGAAATTGGGTGTGGGAGACATGTTGTTGCCGGTGCCGGATTTGGGGGAGGAGACGAAAAGGAACTGTAAAGCAGCGCCTCTTGTGGGAGCTCCTATTTGACGCATTTTGCGTCAAATTCTGGATCTGCTGCTTGACAACGAGAGCGGCTAACCAGTCGGCCTGACAAGTGTTGCTGACTATAGAGGAGCACATATGTCTAAGAACTAACTACAATGGAGAATCTGGGCGTATTAGGGGAAAAAATCAATATTTTCCTTGAAATTGTGAAGACATTAGTAAAAAACGGGTAACATTTGAAAATTGGACAATTATTTGAATAACTCAAATAaatttcaaaattcaaaaaaaactaaaaatcatGGATTATATGACagaaacaattttttaaaatactaaaTATTTtctcaaaaatccgaacattttttaaatttgagaaCCAAATTTGACTATGGAAACATTTTTTGATATTCCGAATAAATTTTCAAAAGCGCCTTTTTTTTAAATTCCCAAacatttttcagaaatgattttTTAATTAGAAAAAATGAAAACGGGGACATTTTATACATTCTGAACAGTTTATAGGAAAAAAAACATTTTTGGAAATTCccgtacattttttgaatttatcaACAAAATTTCAGAACACGAagattttttaaattttgaacCAAAATTTAAATGCGAACATTTTCCAAAACCACGAACCATTTTTCCAAAGTCCAAACATTTAAAAacaaattatgaacattttttaaaatgcaaaATTTTTCTGAGTTTTGAGTAAAACTTTAAAACAGGAACGTTTCTTAATACTAAGAAAATATTTTAGAAAAcaagaacaattttttaaatcccCATGCATTTTTGAATTTATTAAAAAAATgtgaaaacattttttgaaaattttgaataaaatttaaaaaatgtactattttttggaatttccaaatattttttgaaatcatgaacaactTGTAAATAACCTGAACATTTTTGGAGAAATGAAAATAAATTTGAAAAGGAAAAaacgaaaaacaaaataaaaaaagaaatagaagaaggaaagaagaaaaggaaaaaacgagaaacaaaaaaaagaatgacgaaaaacaaaaaaacaagtaGAAGAAAATAAAAACAGATTCAGGGAATGTCTAGAAGCTTCCAAAACCGGATTGGTAGTTCCTACGCTATTTGTATAAATTTACCGGCCAAACGCGTCGCTCGGCCGCTCACCCTCCGCAAAACAGCGACAATCTGTCGTAGAATGCGACAAATAGGATTTTCCGCCTCCAGTGTTTGCCCATCTGCACCTCGTATCCAACAATCGTTGCGGCATGGCCCATGTAGATATTGGCTCGGTCCGATCCAGCCCATCCAACCCTATCCAAGTCAGCCTAGGTTGTATTGCGGATAACCGTTGTCATCCTAGTTCGCCTCTCTCTTCTCCCACCTCTCTACTGAAACATGTCGCCGTCGTGCCACCGCGACCAAGGAGAGTTGGGACACGCTAGAATAGCGAACGATGTGTGTTCTGCAGCCTAGCTTCGTGCGTGGTTGAGTGGATGGGGAGCAACACCTCCGTCCCTGTCATGCCCCATCTCGAGATTGGGATCAGATTTTGGGAAGAAAAGCTAGGGTTTGTCACAAGGAACGTGAATATGGTACTAAACTAGCATATACTCTATTAGCTATAAAGTGTTTGAGTTGTTCATCATAGAAAATGGCATAGCCTTACAACCAAGGGCGCCATCTTACATAGCTCAGCTGGCAGAGGGTGACGGTAAATAGTAACAACAATGGAAATACTACAAGAATGGTAAAACGGTACAGTGAATGGTGAGCTCCGTGAGCCATCAGATCTCCACACATCCTTCCATATGGGTCGTCCGTTAACTGAATGTAGTGACACTCTTAACTGATGATACACAGTGTTCTCGAAATACTCCCACCCGAGAGGGAAGTTGTCCTTAAGGAGCCTGACGACTGAATCACATGTTGATCGTTTGCTTGAGGAAACACTGGTGCAGAGACATGTtgtacaaatggtttttaacccctttctgcaacAGAGTTTTAAACCATCACCTTGcatgtgtgtgcgataggggggtccttcccacacgactcaGAAACCATCGGTGATGATGAgtaatatttttacactcatttcaaCCTTATTTAAACTAAGATATTTTATTAAAAGAGAGATATTCGCTTCGATATTGCCACTAATGAttaatgaatgcaaaggattccacaTATCCCCTCTTTGATATTTGTCCATAGGAAATTGGttaaaaaggaaagaaatcacgtgggggaaaggaaagggaggaAAATGGAGAAGAAACAAGTCACCAGGAGGCGCGAGAAGGCCACCAGAGTCAAACACAGTGTTCCATGCGACCGCACGCACTCGCGTAAGCGGTCGTTTGGCATGGAGACCGAGGCAGGTCGTCCACCTGCACAAATTTTGTAAAGGGGGCCCCGTCGAAATTTCAACAGAAAGGGGAGCGTCGAGCACAGCCAGAACCTCTTAatcatcatcttcatccacaaGCCCTAGCGGCCACCATTTTCATCTCCATAGACATCTCCACCACCATAGTGCTCTCTCATCTCgttcatacttgtaatcgtgcatcGCACAAGGCATCCGTTGTAAGACATATTGCAATCAGTCAATCccaagatgtgttcttcaatgttttcttctcgcgatctgatctccatgtgtgagtagttcggtaaggtatggGGTGAGGCATGAGCCTTGCAACCCCAGGTATTTGGTGAAGGGGTCAATGGAAGTCTTTGACATGACGTCtcatatgtgtgaaataaaattgtttcgCGAAGTGTCTCTTGTCTTGTCCGCGATTTTCATCCCTGCAGGTACTCATGATCATGGAGATTGAGCACTTTTGAGGCTAGGAGCAAGGGGACCATGAATTGTTATACCGAACACCGGTGACAGTAAGGTTTAGTAGGATAACATGGATCATATCCTTGGGGattcatgaggtgtagtcattaaacaaCCAATGCTTTTGTCTGATATTATTATCTTAATTATCGGGGCAACCGTGAGGTGGATAGAGCCTTTGATAGGACAACTGATTTTTGATGCAGGACTTGTGCCGGTCAAGATGTTATTTCGACACATCCCCCACTCCGATACGAAGCAAGCAGCTCTTGATGGGTGACTTCCCGAGCACAAACTAAAAACATTTTTATCCCAACATCAATACATGAttgtaagcattaagacctcaACCCCGTACATTATTTTTATTGTAAGTGTTTGAATCACAATTTGCTTGCTGATCCGGTCAAAAGCTGAATTTGACGCTTTGGTAAAAGCTTGCTAGAGATCATTGCTTCAAGAGAATCTTCCTCTCGTGGGTTTGATACCCAGTGTCACCTCCGGGGAAATAGGTGTGGGATACCCTTTCTTGTTCCAATACCGGATCAATAAAAAGGAGATATCAGGTGATAGGTCATCCGGTCACACACGCCGGGCAAaaagagctcgtgtgcgatcgggcgagccaTTGGAGAAAATTATACATGCCtaatcgtttccgttcgtatgtacatcccacacagtgaatctcAAACAAATGTTTCCGTccttatgtatatcacacacaaatTTTTATGTGGAAActtttgtgcaaggtggcctaacgtaaATATTTGTCGAGAAgaggtcgtgtgtgattgttcattgatgcagcacacctactttctagaaactgtgTGGTTGTTTTAGTTCAACGCCCACGGTGTTATCTAAGAAACTGTCTATAATAGAAAAACTCAATAAGAAGGctaatttgcatattattgataatcTATTTAGTAATCATATTAacatttctgaaggaaatatgccctagaggcaataataaagttattatttatttccttatatcatgataaaagtttattattcatgctagaattgtattaaccggaaacataatacatgtgtgaatacatagaccaacagagtgtcactagtatgcctctacttgactagctcgttaatcaaagatggttatgtttcctaaccattgacaaagagttgttatttgattaacgggatcacatcattagttgaatgatctgattgacatgacccattccattagcttagcatccgatcgtttagtatgttgctattgctttcttcatgacttatacatgttcctatgactatgagattatgtaactcccgtgtgccggaggaacactttgtgtgctaccaaacatcacaacgtaactgggtgattataaaggtgctctacaggtgtctccaaaggtacatgttgggttgacgtatttcgagaataggatttgtcactccgatcgtcggagaggtatctctgggccctctcggtaatgcacatcacttaagccttgcaagcaatgcaactaatgagttagttgcgagatgatgtattacagaacgagtaaagagacttgccggtaatgagattgaactaggtattggataccgacgatcgaatctcgggcaagtaacataccggtgacaaagggaacaacgtatgttgttatgcggtctgaccgataaagatcttcgtagaatatgtaggagccaatatgggcatccaggtcccgctattggttattgaccggagacatgtctcggtcatgtctacattgttctcgaacccgtagggtccgcacgcttaaggtttcgatgacagttatattatgagtttatacgttttgatgtaccgaaggttgttcggagtcccggatgtgatcacggacatgacgaggagtctcgaaatggtcgagacataaagattgatatattggacggctatattcggacaccggaagtgttccgggtgatttcggagaaaaccggaaagccggagggttaccggaaccccccgggagaagtaatgggccatatgggccttagtggagagagagaggggcagccaaaggtgggccgcgtgcctcctcccccctggtccgaattggactaggagaggggggggcggcgcccccctttccttctccctccccacttctttccccctcctagtaggagtcctactcctactaggaggaggactcctccttggcgcgccataggggccggccggcctcctcctctcttgaacctttatatacggaggcaggggcaccccagaagacacacaagttgatccacgtgatcatattcttagccgtgtgcggcgccccctgccaccatagtcctcgataatattgtagcggtgcttaggcgaagccctgcgacagtagtacatcaagatcgtcaccacgccgtcgtgctgacggaactcttccccgacactttgctggatcggagtccggggatcgtcatcgagctgaacgtgtgctaaaactcggaggtgccgtagtttcggtgcttgatcggtcgggccgtgaagacgtacgactacatcaaccgcgttgtcataacgcttccgctatcgatctacaagggtacatagatcacactctcccctctcgttgctatgcatcaccatgatcttgcgtgtgcgtaggaatttttttgaaattactacgttccccaacagtggcatccgagcctaggttttatgtgttgatgttatatgcacgagtagaacacaagtgagttgtgggcgatataagtcatactgcttaccagcatgtcatactttggttcggcggtattgttggacgaagtggcccggaccgacattacgcgtacgcttacgcgagaccggttctcccgacgtgccttgcacataggtggcttgcgggtgacagtttctccaactttagttgaaccgagtgtggctacgcccggtccttgcgaaggttaaaacagcaccaacttgacaaactatcgttgtggttttgatgcgtaggtaagattggttcttgcttaagcccgtagcagccacgtaaaacttgcaacaacaaagtagaggacgtctaacttgtttttgcagggcatgttgtgatgtgatatggtcaagacatgatgctgattttattgtatgagatgatcatgttttgtaaccgagttatcggcaactggcaggagccatatggttgtcgctttattgtatgcaatgcaatcgcgcagtaatgctttactttatcactaaacggtagcgatagtcgtggaagcataagattggcgagacgacaacgatgctacgatggagatcaaggtgtcgcgccggtgacgatggtgatcatgacggtgcttcggagatggagatcacaggcacaagatgatgatggccatatcatatcacttatattgattgcatgtgatgtttatctttatgcatcttatcttgctttgattgacggtagcattataagatgatctctcactaaaattatcaagaagtgttctccctgagtatgcaccgttgcgaaagttcttcgtgctgagacaccacgtgatgatcgggtgtgataggctctacgttcaaatacaacgggtgcaaaacagttgcacacgcggaatactcaggttatacttgacgagccaagcatatacagatatggcctcggaacacggagaccgaaaggtcgagcgtgaatcatatagtagatatgatcaacatagtgatgttcaccaatgaaactactccatctcacgtgatgatcggacatggtttagttgatttggatcacgtgatcacttagaggattagagggatgtctatctaagtgggagttcttaagtaatttgattaattgaacttaaatttatcatgaacttagtacctgatagtatcttgcttatgtatgtttgattgtagatagatggcccgtgctgttgttccgttgaattttaatgcgttccttgagaaagcaaagttgaaagatgatggtagcaattacacggactgggtccgtaacttgaggattatcctcattgctgcacagaagaattacgtcctggaagcaccgctgggtgccaggcctgctgctggagcaacaccagatgttatgaacgtctggcagagcaaagctgatgactactcgatagttcagtgtgccatgctttacggcttagaatcgggacttcaacgacgttttgaacgtcatggagcatatgagatgttccaggagttgaagttaatatttcaagcaaatgcccgaattgagagatatgaagtctccaataagttctatagctgcaagatggaggagaacagttctgtcagtgagcatatactcaaaatgtctgggtataataatcacttgattcagatgggagttaatcttccagatgattgcgtcattgacagaattctccaatcactgccaccaagctacaagagcttcgtgatgaactataatatgcaagggatgaacaagactattcccgagctcttcgcaatgctgaaagctgcggaggtagaaatcaaaaaggagcatcaagtgttgatggtcaacaagaccactagtttcaagaaaaagggcaaagggaagaagaaggggaacttcaagaagaacggcaagcaagttgctgctcaagagaagaaacccaagtctggacctaagcctgaaactgagtgcttctactgcaagcagactggtcactggaagcggaactgccccaagtatttggcggataagaaggatggcaaggtgaacaaaggtatatgtgatatacatgttattgatgtgtaccttactaatgctcgcagtagcacctgggtatttgatactggttctgttgctaatatttgcaactcgaaacagggactacggattaagcgaagattggctaaggacgaggtgacgatgcgcgtgggaaacggttccaaagtcgatgtgatcgcggtcggcacgctacctctacatctaccttcgggattagtattagacctaaataattgttatttggtgccagcgttgagcatgaacattatatctggatcttgtttaatgcgagacggttattcatttaaatcagagaataatggttgttctatttatatgagtaatatcttttatggtcat
This window contains:
- the LOC123128767 gene encoding photosystem II 10 kDa polypeptide, chloroplastic, which encodes MAASMITSPIVAPTSLPSLSRRGSSFAVVCSGGKKIKVDKPLGLGGGLTVDIDANGRKVGKKGVYQFVDKYGANVDGYSPIYTPEEWSESGDRYAGGTTGLLIWAVTLAGLLGGGVLLVYNTSALAG